From Nicotiana tabacum cultivar K326 chromosome 15, ASM71507v2, whole genome shotgun sequence, the proteins below share one genomic window:
- the LOC107827239 gene encoding putative late blight resistance protein homolog R1A-3, with the protein MATVYAAVTSLMGTIQLISQSTSDLQEDHKEHLKLLYDKVGSMLEFLDTNSDDEPMRDLLKKVKDVAHKVEDEVESHIWRGDHKTLLKILQRVFHLPTKAHERLLKILQRAIEEVDSVKEELNKLKDNNNNNNMRAGNFSLGGSSSPRLHVSTLENNMVGHNIEQELMRGQLTGHSSQLEVISIAGMGGIGKSTFAKRMFNDPSIVSFFDVRGWVTVSEDYNLRKMLLSLLQDVGVNAELDKKSDIGEHSEEEEEEGEGGGGGGGGQEEEGNLKKKKKKISDVQLANRMQKSDGELADRLQKSLKGRRYLIVVDDIWSTEAWDEFRLWFPEYNNRSRILLTTRDIKVAQYASYPRDPSPMRFLKPEESWTLFCQKAFDQKVCPIEFENIAREVVKNCNGLPLMISVVAGALSSKRTVDEWRKVAQSVSLLVNLDDYQRCSRVLALSYNHLPSHLKACFLYFGVFPKASEISVKKLIRLWVAEGFLELKGFEGLEKVATSLLSNLIDKSLVVVGKRSLNDKIKTCRIHDLLHDFCLREAENENLLYVTETPVSTYEGSRKVSSQVRRWVSVYPKDGRFSPIHFNCRKTRSLLVYSYITEHSRSKLGLDHFKRLRVLQLEKSWYEFPSEVVHLVALRYLSVKVSRSPQDLPIFNLMNLQTFIFPQNMPEYQEVIYLPSEIWEMSQLRHLRSTRMYLYSPPPMVSDNEVKYRALENLQSVCGLIPGCCTKEIFEGIKKVKKLGIYGTKDDFNSEPRCLENLMDLHELEALTIVSYRKFNSNTFLSLPCPGSFPPNLKKLTLCCTFLLWKDMTIVSMLPKLEVLQLRNNAFVPNIGWKVTEMQFPKLKFLLLEQLNIKYWRATDDCFPCLERIIIRNCRFLIEIPQEFADSMTLQLIELHQCYPSLVNSAELIQKEQLESLGNNMLKVYAFDTIKWRIWEE; encoded by the exons ATGGCTACAGTTTATGCTGCAGTAACTTCTCTGATGGGAACAATACAACTGATTTCACAATCCACCTCAGACCTTCAGGAGGATCACAAAGAACACTTGAAATTACTCTACGACAAGGTTGGTTCTATGCTAGAGTTTCTTGACACTAATTCTGATGATGAACCAATGAGGGATTTGCTAAAAAAGGTCAAAGATGTAGCACATAAAGTAGAAGATGAAGTTGAATCACACATTTGGAGAGGGGACCATAAGACGCTTCTTAAAATCTTGCAACGAGTGTTCCACCTTCCAACAAAGGCACATGAGAGGCTTCTTAAGATCTTGCAACGGGCTATAGAAGAAGTTGATTCTGTCAAAGAAGAGCTCAACAAGCTGaaggataataataataataataatatgcgAGCTGGAAATTTTTCACTTGGAGGTTCTAGTTCACCACGATTGCATGTTTCAACCCTCGAGAACAACATGGTGGGGCACAACATTGAACAAGAGCTCATGCGGGGTCAACTTACAGGACACTCGTCTCAGCTGGAAGTCATCTCTATTGCTGGGATGGGCGGCATTGGCAAGTCAACCTTTGCCAAAAGAATGTTTAATGATCCCTCAATTGTGAGCTTCTTTGATGTTCGTGGATGGGTTACTGTATCCGAGGACTACAATTTAAGAAAGATGCTTCTATCCCTCCTTCAAGATGTTGGGGTAAATGCGGAGCTTGATAAGAAAAGCGATATTGGAGAACacagtgaagaagaagaagaagaaggagaaggaggaggaggaggaggaggaggacaagaagaagaaggtaacttgaagaagaagaaaaagaagataagtgATGTACAACTAGCAAATCGCATGCAGAAAAGCGATGGAGAACTAGCAGATCGCTTGCAAAAAAGTTTAAAAGGTAGGAGGTATTTGATTGTTGTGGATGACATATGGAGCACAGAAGCTTGGGATGAGTTTAGGCTATGGTTTCCAGAATACAATAATAGAAGTCGGATATTATTGACTACTCGAGACATTAAGGTTGCTCAATATGCTAGCTATCCTAGGGATCCTTCTCCAATGCGTTTCCTGAAGCCAGAGGAAAGTTGGACTTTATTTTGCCAAAAGGCATTTGACCAAAAAGTCTGTCCAATTGAATTTGAGAATATTGCAAGGGAAGTTGTGAAAAATTGCAATGGATTACCACTGATGATTTCTGTGGTTGCAGGGGCTCTATCTAGCAAGAGGACAGTGGATGAGTGGAGGAAAGTAGCTCAAAGTGTGAGTTTGTTAGTAAATCTTGATGATTATCAACGCTGCTCAAGAGTGCTCGCTTTGAGCTACAATCATCTTCCGTCTCATTTGAAAGCTTGCTTTCTGTATTTTGGAGTTTTTCCGAAAGCAAGTGAGATTTCTGTGAAGAAGTTGATTAGATTATGGGTTGCCGAAGGATTCCTGGAGCTGAAGGGGTTTGAGGGATTGGAAAAAGTGGCTACTAGTCTTTTAAGTAATCTTATTGATAAAAGTCTAGTTGTTGTTGGTAAGCGAAGTTTGAATGACAAAATCAAGACATGTAGGATTCATGATCTTCTGCACGATTTTTGCTTGAGAGAGGCTGAAAACGAGAATCTCTTGTATGTTACAGAAACGCCGGTGAGTACATATGAAGGATCTAGAAAGGTTTCCTCTCAAGTTCGTCGGTGGGTGTCAGTTTATCCAAAGGACGGTAGGTTTTCTCCAATTCATTTTAATTGTAGAAAAACACGTTCTCTTCTGGTTTATTCCTACATAACCGAGCATTCTCGTTCTAAATTAGGACTAGACCATTTCAAACGTCTTAGAGTATTGCAATTGGAGAAAAGTTGGTATGAATTCCCTAGTGAAGTAGTACACCTAGTTGCTTTAAGGTATTTGTCTGTGAAGGTTTCTAGGAGTCCTCAAGATCTACCAATTTTCAATCTTATGAATTTACAAACTTTTATTTTTCCTCAAAATATGCCAGAATACCAAGAAGTCATATATTTGCCAAGTGAAATTTGGGAAATGTCTCAGTTGAGGCATCTTCGGTCTACAAGGATGTATTTATATTCTCCTCCTCCAATGGTATCAGATAATGAAGTTAAGTACCGGGCGTTGGAAAACTTGCAAAGTGTTTGTGGGCTGATTCCTGGTTGTTGCacaaaagaaatatttgaagGGATTAAGAAAgtgaaaaaattggggatttatgGAACTAAAGATGATTTTAATAGTGAGCCTAGATGCCTCGAGAATCTAATGGATTTACATGAGCTTGAGGCACTAACTATTGTATCATACAGAAAATTCAATTCTAATACGTTTCTTAGTCTTCCATGTCCAGGTTCCTTTCCACCAAATCTCAAGAAGCTGACACTTTGCTGCACATTTTTACTGTGGAAGGACATGACAATCGTTAGCATGCTGCCCAAACTCGAGGTACTCCAGTTGAGGAATAATGCCTTTGTACCAAACATCGGCTGGAAAGTAACAGAGATGCAATTTCCTAAATTGAAATTCCTGCTCCTCGAGCAGTTGAATATTAAATATTGGAGAGCCACTGATGATTGTTTCCCATGCCTTGAGCGTATAATTATAAGAAATTGCAGGTTTTTAATAGAGATTCCCCAAGAATTTGCAGATAGTATGACACTGCAGCTAATTGAGTTACATCAATGTTATCCTTCCCTTGTGAATTCTGCTGAGCTGATCCAGAAAGAGCAATTGGAGAGTTTGGGGAATAACATGCTTAAAGTTTATGCCTTTGACACCATTAAAT GGAGAATCTGGGAAGAATAG